The nucleotide sequence CATTTTTCGGTAAATTCAAGATTAACCTGAGCAAAGAAATTAGCATAATTTCTATCCTGTTCATTATTGCTTAAGCGTTCACCCAGCACACTTCCTTCACCCGGAAAATCTTCATATAGATTCTGAAAAGTTCCGGTTTCATACCATTCGTTATAGTATTCGGCTCCAAAACTAATTTCAGAAGGCAATTCGAAGATCTGAGTGTTTAAATTGAACTTTGTACGAACTCCGGCAGAAACCCGTTCTTCCTTTAAAATATCAAAAGGTCTCGGCTCGTAAGCATCTCTAAAACTTAAAAAGATACTCGTGATGTTACTGAAATTCTCAAAAAGTGAATGCGTGTAAGAACCACCTAGCATACCTTTATCGTAAGATTCGTAACCCTGGGCTTGCCCCCAGGTAAATGCTGCTTTTTCAGGATTATTTCTAAGATCCTCTTCGTTTAAAGAACTTGGAATAAATGCTTTTAATCGGGTGAAATTGGCTAAATAAGATAAACTACCATTTTCGCTGGTTTTAAGACTCCCGTTTACCAAAGCCGATTTTCTATCGTAATTTCCGTTGTCACGGTAACCATCGCTTGTTAAATTTGTAAAGGTGGCAAAAAGTGAAGAATTCTTAGTGGTATTAGAAGCCTGGTAAACCTGCTTTTGGGTATTAAAACTTCCAAACTGAGTTTTTGCAGATAGCCTTGCTTCTTCCCTTTCGGGTTGTTTAGAATATAAATTGATAGATCCACCCAAACCAGCACCATAAATACTGGAAGTGGGACCTTTTATTACTTCAATTCTATCCAGGCTTTCCTGGTCAAAATCGTCTAAAGTCAATTCCCCTTCGGCGGTAGTTAATGGAATTCCATCAAAATAAGCCTGAATTCTATTTGTGCTGTATTGTGAACGTGCTCCTATACCTCGAATATTGATCTTATTGGTGTTTAAAGCGCCCTGGTTTACATACATTCCCGGAACAGTATTAAAAGTTTCCAGCACATTCGTAGCATCGGTTCGTTTAAAATCGGTTTCTGTAACCAGGTTTACCGAAGCCGGCACTTTTCTAAGTGTCTTGGGAATTACGGTACTGCGCACCACCACCTCTGAAAGATTTTCTGAACCTGGACTTAAATAAATCTCCTGGAGAGACTCAGAAGCGCTCAGATTAACTTTCAAAGTTTCGTAACCTAATGCCGAAATTTGAAAGCTACCAGGCAAGTCTTCAGCATCTAAACTAAAAATACCATCTTTATCTGAAACCTCAACTACACCTGAAGCACTCGAGATGCTCGCACCTGCAACTATTTCAGTAGAATTTGTTTTTAATATTTTAAATTGATTTTCCTGTGAGAACAGGTTTCCTGCAAAGAATAGGCACAAAAGTGCCAGTATTTTTTTTTCCAATATTTTAAATTTTATTCGGCTGACACTTTCCAAATTATATTCGCGTCGTCATCATTTACCAGTAGTGCTCCATCTGGGGTCACGCTAACTCCTACCGGTCTTCCATGGACTTTACTTTCGGCTTCATCGGCAATAAACCCGGTAAGAAAATCTTCAGGCTGTCCTGGTTTTCCGTTTTCATCAAAAGGCACAAAAAGAATTTTATATCCAGAAAAATTCGCTCTATTCCACGAACCGTGTTGCCCTACAAAAGCGCCATTTTTATACTTTCCCGGAAATTTATCTTTAGTGTAAAATGCCAGTCCTAAAGAAGCGGTATGCGGGCCAACCGGCACATCTGGTACAATAGCTTTCTCTACTAAATCAGTATGCGGATCTTCTGCCCAGCGAGGATCCTGAATTTGACCGTAATAAGAATAAGGCCAACCATACCAACCGCCTTCCTGCACGCTGGTAATATAATCTGGCACTAAATTATTTCCAATTTTATCACGTTCGTTTACGGCTGTCCATAACTCGCCGGTTATAGGATTCCAGTCCATTCCTACAGGATTTCTTAATCCGGCAGCGTATAATTTCTCTCCGCTTCCATCAGGATTAATTTCAAGGATTGCGGCACGCCTTTCTTCCTTCTCCATTCCATACTCTCCAACATTACTGGCAGAACCTACAGAAACATAGATTTTACTTCCATCTTTATTGGCGAGTAAATTACGGGTCCAGTGATTATTATATCCACCGGCAGGCAAACTAAGAATTTTCTCTCCTTCCAGTTCTATTTTCGTATCCCCTTCAGAATACGGATATCGATAAAGTCCGTCAGTGTTGGCTACATAAAAGTAATTATCTAAAACCAACATTCCGTAAGGCTGATTTAGATCTTCCATAAATACTTCCTGGTAATCTGGACTTCCATCGCCATCTTTATCCCGAATTAATGTAATTCTGTCAGCACTATTTTTGGTATTAGATTCTACCACAAAAATATCATCGTTAGGCGCAATATAAGTGCGTCGCGGGTGCTGTAAGTTTTCAGCGAACTTAGTTACCTTAAATCCGGCAGGAGCTTTTGGTTTTTTATCTCCCCAACCAATAACCTCACTTTCTTTGGTAACAGATTCAGATGAAAATGGTGGCACCAGTTTGAGTTTCCCAATTTCAGTCTCTACAATGTCTGCAGGGCGTTTAGAGAGTTCCTCCTTTTTTTCTTCGCTTAAATTTGTATTTACCTGAGCTTCCGCTTCAACAGCCAGTGTTAAACAGAAACCGAGACTCAGAATAGTGGTTAGTTTTTTCATAATCTATATTTTAGCCTAAAATTACTTTTAAATATTTCGGCTAAAAAGTTTTTAAAGCGGATTAGGTTTACTTTAACAAGCGCTATTTAGGACAGGTTGTTTGGTGGCTATGCGGGTTTTGGTTAAGTTTATACTTTCAATTGCTTAGGATACTATGAAAAAATATCTCGTACTGAGTTTGGGGCTACTTTCGCTGATTTCCTGCGATTTAGAGAAATATCAACTGGTCACCGAATATGATTTGGAGACCCGTTTTGAGAAAAGTGGTGGTAAAGAAACCGGCACTTATGAAGAAGTTATAGACTTTTATACCCAATTGGCCGAAAGTTCCGGCAAAGTAAGCCTGGAAGAATTTGTAAAAACCGATAGCGGCAAACCTCTTCACCTTGTCATTTACAGCCCTTCTGAAGAATTTGATTTTGAAGATCTAAGAAAGAAAAATAGTATTATTCTTATTAATAATGGCATTCATCCCGGGGAAAGCGATGGCATAGATGCCACCATGATGCTTTTTAGAGACCTGGCCGGCGATTCTATTGCTGCGCCAAAAAATACTGTTTTAGCGACCATTCCCATTTATAATGTTGGTGGTGCCTTAAACCGAAATTCTACCAGCCGTACAAATCAAAACGGTCCTGCTGAATATGGCTTTAGAGGAAATGCCAGGAATTATGACCTGAATCGGGATTTTATAAAAGCCGATACGCGAAACACCAGAAGCTTTTACGAAATTTTTCATCACGTTAAACCAGATATTTTTATAGACAATCACGTAAGTAACGGCGCCGATTATCAATATACGCTCACTCATCTCTTTACCCAGCACAATAAATTAGGTGGCGAGCTCGGCAACTATTTAAATGAACAAATTATGCCGGCGCTGGAAGATTCGCTCGCTAAAAAAGACTGGGACATCACACCTTATGTAAATGTCTTTAATGAAGTGCCAGAAGAGGGATTTTCTCAGTTTAACGACTTACCAAGGTACTCTACCGGGTACACCACGCTATGGAACACTATTGGAATGATGGTTGAAACTCATATGCTAAAACCTTACCCTAAACGTGTAAAAGGAACTTATGAGTTGATGCGAAGTATGATTGGTATTGCTGAAAAAGACAGGGAGCGAATGAAAGACCTTCGCAACAGGGCTTCAAGAAAATACCTAACCGATCGCTGGTATCCCATTAACTACAAACCGGATATGGAAAACCCAAGTAAGCGCAATTTTAAAGGTTACGAGGGTGAAATGATTGCCAGTGAGGTTACCGGTGGTGAACGTTTAAAATATGACACGCAAAAGCCATTTACCAAAGAAGTGGATTACTACAATAATTTTATAGCTGAAGATACTATTGAAATTCCACGTGCATATATTGTACCCCAGGGATGGTGGCAGGTCACAGACCTTTTGAAGCTGAACCAAATAAAACTAGAGCCCTTAGCCCGAGATACCACATTATATGTTGAAACTTATAGCATAGAAGATTTTAAAACCGGCGAGCAGGCTTACGAAGGTCATTACAAGCACAGCGAAACCAGGGTTTCCAAAACAATGGATTCAGTTGAGTTTAGAAAAGGAGATTTTGTGGTAAAAACTTTTCAGGAAGGTGCGCGCTATTTAATCGAGACTTTAGAACCTAAAGCACCAGATTCTTTCTTCAACTGGAATTTCTTTGATACTGTTCTTCAGCAAAAGGAAGGCTTTTCTCCTTATGTTTTTGAGGATATCGCCAAAAATATGCTCGACGAAAATCCAGAGCTAAAAGAGCGTTTTGAAGAAAAGAAAAATAGTGATACTGATTTTTCTAATAACTGGTATGCCCAATTAGACTGGCTGCATAAGCAATCGAAACATTACGAAGAGGCGCATTTACGCTACCCTATCTTTAGAATGCCCCGTTAAATATTTTTCTGGAAAAAGAAGTTTAATATTCGCGTAGGATTTTTGAAGCGCCTTTTGGCTTTTCTTTAAATCCTTCCATTTGGCTTTCTCAATACCTTCTTTGGTTTCGGGACGCAATTCCCCGTCGTAGGAAGTACGCATCTCATACCAATGGGTAACCTTAAGGCGGTAACGGCCCTTTCGTTTAAATATATGATAAGTTTTCTGCAAGAATTTAGTCACTTTTAAACCTTCTACCCCAGTTTCTTCTTCCACTTCTCTGATGGCAGAAGATTCAATAGTTTCATTCTTTTCGGTTTTACCTTTTGGAAGATCCCAGCGTTTTTTTCGGTAAATAAATAGAATTTCATCTTTATCATTTAAAACCATTCCGCCCGCTGCAGTTACTACCCGCAACTTCTTAAAAAGATGTTTCAGTAGCTTTTCTTCTTTCTCGTGATAAAGATTCACATAGAGCAGTTCACCTTTACTAATTTTTTTAATTATTCGCTTAATTCTAACTTTTTTGATAGGCAGCGATACATAATTTTCACCTAAATCTTTCTTAGTAGAGAGAATTAAGGGAACATCATTTACAAAAACTTTATACATTTGCAGTATGATTTTAAATAAAGAAACAGCCAGAACAACCGCTGAACTGCTATTGCAAATTAAAGCAATAAAATTAGATGCACAAGAACCTTTTACATGGGCCAGTGGTTGGAAATCGCCAATCTATTGCGATAACCGAATAGTTCTCTCTTATCCGCCAATTAGAAACCATATCAGGGAACAGTTCGCAAGACAAATTGAAGAATTATATGGAAAACCCGATGTTATTGCGGCGGTAGCCACCGGTGCCATTGGAATTGGAATGCTGGTAGCCGAAATTTTGAGCCTTCCGTTTATCTATGTGAGACCGGAAGCCAAGAGCCACGGCCGAAAAAATCAAATAGAAGGAAATTTATCTGAAGGGCAAACCGTAGTGGTAATTGAAGATTTAATTAGCACAGGAAACAGCAGTCTTAATGCCGTAAAAGCTTTAAACGAAGCCAAAGCAAATGTAAAAGGTATGCTAGCCATCTTTACCTATGGCTTTAAAACTGCCGATGAAAATTTTGCAAAAGCAGGAATAGAACTGCATACGCTTAGCGATTATGATTTCCTTTTGGAAACTGCCCAAAAAACTAATTATATAAATGCTACTGAGGCCGGAATACTTAGAGAATGGCGTCAGGATCCAGCAAACTGGAAAAAATAAAGCAGCCTAATGCTGTGCTAAAATTAATAACAGTCAGGCAAAAGATGATTAGCCTGGGAGAAATTCCCGTGTCAGGGATATATTTATAAAAAATGCATATAGAAAGCCAAAAAGTAACTGCAGATAAAAGTCAGCAGGAAATGTTCGAATTTTTAACGAATGCTGAAAATTACGAGCAATTAATGCCTGAGAGCAAAGAGAAATTTGAAGTTAGAGACGAGAAAACCTTTGTTTTTGGCCTTAAAGGAATGCCGGTTATAAAATTACAAATTCGAGAAACCATAGAACCAGAATTGGTTGTTTTAGGTTCTACTTCAGATAAACTTGACTTTAAGCTTAAAGCTCATATTTCAGCTTTAAACGAAAATCAAAGTGAAGTACAAATGGAGTTTAATGGAGAATTTAACGCGATGATGGCGATGATGGTTAAAAAACCACTAAGTAAATTTATAAACACACTAGCCGAAAATATTGGCAAGTTATAAGAAAGAATTTTTTAAAAGTTATTTCCTAAACCTGAACTTGTTTCAGGTTTTTTTATTGATTATTTGCGCCAGACTGCTAATTGGATAAACTGCCAGTTCTTAATACATTAATTTGATCTCTTTTAGATCGAAAGTTTTAAAGATTGAATCTTCAATCTCTATATTCAATCTTCCTGAGGTAGTAACTCCGCGTATAATGCCGGTAAGAAAGGTGGCATCTGGCAACTGAAAAGTAGAAACCTGATCTTTTCTAAACAAATTCTTTGCATATTCTTCTAAAATTGAAGTTTCAGCTTTTGCCGTAATTTCTGTTAGCTTTTCTTCAAATTCATCTGTGATTCTTTTAAGCAATTCATCCAGGTTAAAATCCCTACCGGTAGCCAGTTTAAGCGAAGACGCCTGGGGAAGTCTAGGAAAATCAGTTTGATTTACATTAAGCCCAACTCCGATTACCGAAGCAGCAATTTCATTGTTTTTCAGAATATTTTCGATAAGAATTCCGCTTATTTTATAGCGTGCTGACATTATGTCGTTAGGCCATTTTACTTTTAAACCGGGAACATTAAATTTCTTAAGCACTTTAATTATCGCCAAAGAAACGGTAGCACTCATTAAAAACTGATGATTCACATTCACTCTAATTTTTGGATATAGTACGCTAAAAGTTAGGTTTTCACCCGCATTTGATTGCCAACCCGAGCCTCTTTGACCACGACCTTTTGTTTGCTCATGAGCTACTACACATACCGGCTCAAATGAAGTATTTCCGCGGTAGAGTTCACGTGCAAACTCGTTAGTAGAATTGGTGGCATTAACTTTGATTATACGCATAATAGTAGTTAGAAATAAAACAGGCGTTAAATGTTATGTAAACAACGCCTATTAACAGCTAAAAAGTAATAACTTTGCGAAAATAATTAATTTTAATGGCAAAAAAAGCACCGAACAACGATCAACTTATTGCACATATAATTAAAGGAATTGAAGAAGTAAAAGGTAACGATATAGATATTCTTGACCTTAGGCAAATAGAAAACACCGTTTGTGATTATTTTATTATTTGCAACGGTACTTCCAACACACAGGTAAACGCCATAGTGAATTCCATCCAAAAAACTGTAAGTAAAGCTCTTAAAGACAAACCCTGGCACGTAGAAGGTGGAGAAAATGCCGAATGGGTGCTTTTAGATTATGTAAACGTGGTTGTGCACGTTTTTCAAAAACATATCAGAGAGTTTTACGATATTGAAAGTCTTTGGGGTGATGCAAAAATCACCTCCATAGAAACCAATTATTAATTATCTAATTTAGAATTACCAAGAATGGCGAAACAGCAACCCAAAAAAAACGCAGATCCCAAGAAGCCTAAGTTTAGTGCTTATTGGATCTATGCCGCTATAATTATCTTCTTTTTAGGACTTAACTTTTTTAGCGGAGGCGGTTTTAGCGAACCAGCTCAAACCAATCCGGCAGAATTCCTTAATTTTCTTAGGGATGGCGATGTGAAAAAAGTTGAAATTGTAAACCGCAAACAAGCGAAAGTTTACCTTACCGAAGAAGCTGCCCAAAAAGAAATTCATAAAAATGCCAACGATCCGGAATTATTCAACACCGGGGGCGAAACTCCTGCATATAGTTTTGAGTTTGGCGACTTGCAAAACCTTGAAGACGACATTAAGGAGATCAAGAATGAAAATAATCTTGACACCACTGTTGTTTACGATACACAAAGCAATGTTTGGGGTGAAGTTTTCTGGGCACTGTTGCCGTTTATCCTAATTATTGGAGTTTGGATTTTCATCATGCGAAAAATGAGCTCTGGCGCCGGTGGCGGTGCAGGAGGACAGATTTTCAATATTGGAAAATCTAAAGCCAAATTATTTGACCAAAATACCGATGTTAAGACTTCTTTTAAAGATGTAGCCGGATTGGAAGGTGCAAAAGAAGAAGTTCAGGAAATTGTAGATTTCTTAAAACAACCAGATAAATATACTTCTCTTGGTGGTAAGATCCCAAAAGGAGCGCTGCTTGTAGGACCTCCCGGAACCGGTAAAACCTTATTAGCAAAAGCTGTAGCAGGAGAAGCTAAAGTTCCCTTCTTTTCACTTTCAGGATCAGATTTCGTAGAGATGTTTGTGGGAGTTGGTGCTTCAAGGGTACGTGATCTATTTAAACAAGCCAAAGAGAAATCACCTTCAATAATTTTTATTGATGAGATAGATGCTATTGGTCGTGCACGTGGGAAAAGTAATTTCTCAGGCTCTAACGATGAGCGTGAAAATACCTTAAACCAGTTATTAACCGAAATGGATGGTTTTGGCACTAATACTAATGTAATTGTAGTAGCCGCTACTAACCGTGCCGATGTACTGGATAAAGCATTGATGCGTGCCGGAAGATTTGACCGACAGATCTATGTCGACCTGCCGGATCTAAACGAAAGAAAAGAAATTTTTGAAGTTCACCTGAAGCCACTTAAAAAGGTAGCAGATGAACTTGATACTGAATTTTTAGCAAAGCAAACTCCTGGATTCTCTGGAGCTGATATTGCCAATGTATGTAACGAAGCTGCTTTAATCGCTGCTCGTAAAGGCAATAAAGCTGTTGGGAAACAAGATTTCCTTGATGCGGTAGACCGAATTGTAGGTGGTCTTGAGAAAAAGAATAAGATCATCACCCCAGACGAAAAGAAAGCAATTGCTTATCACGAAGCCGGTCACGCGACTGTAAGCTGGATGTTAGAGCACGCTGCTCCTCTAGTAAAAGTAACTATTGTTCCTCGTGGGCAGTCACTAGGAGCAGCCTGGTATCTACCAGAAGAACGTCTTATTGTGAGACCCGAACAAATGCTTGACGAAATGTGTGCCGCCCTTGGTGGTCGAGCTGCAGAGAAGGTTGTATTTAATAAAATTTCAACCGGTGCCTTAAGCGATCTTGAAAAAGTAACTAAACAGGCTAAAGCCATGGTTACTATTTACGGACTGAATGATAAAATTGGAAATCTTACCTATTACGATTCTTCAGGCCAAAGCGAATATAATTTCACCAAACCTTATAGTGAAAGAACTTCAGAGCTTATTGATAAAGAGATTTCAAACTTAATTGAAAATCAATATCAAAGAGCTTTAGACTTACTTACCGAACATAAGGATAAATTAGGCCAGTTAGCTGATATTCTTCTAGACAAAGAGGTGATTTTCAAGGATGACCTGGAACGTATCTTCGGAAAAAGACCTTATGATAAAGAGAAGGACAAAACCGAAGTTCTTGGTAAAAAAGAAACTCCAAAAGTAGAAGAAAAAGTTTCTGAAACCGAAAAGCAGCATCCTGCACCGGGAGATGATAGTGATAAGAATACATTAACTGAAAATAATTCAGTTAATAAATAGTTCACAACCATAGTTTAAAAAATCTTAATTTGACTAAGTGTTAAATTAAGATTTTTTACCTTTGGTTAAAATGACGTTGAGAACCACACCCAATACTCTATGAGTCTATTTAGAAGATTTCTTAACCCTAAATCTAAATCAGACAAGAAGCAGGAATCTCCTGGAAAAGCTGAGCGGGGTAAATATATGCCTGAGGTAAAACTACCTACTGATGAGCGATTCATGCTCAATTTTAAAAATAACGGTGGTAAATTCCTTTATTGCGAAGACGATAAGGAACTGCAGGAAGCTTTTGATAATATCTTACTGGAAAACGACTGGTATGAGAAAGAGTGCTTCTGTTTAGACCCTAATCTTCAGGATAAATTTAAAGGTTTTAATCTCCATTTTACAAAGTCTGGCTCTGCTCCATTCTTTCTATCTACTTGCGAATATTTGGTAGCCAATGATGGTTCTATCCTAATATCATCTAACCAGATTAAAGAATGCAAACTCAATGACTTACCAGATAATTTCGTCATTATTTCTTCAACAAGCCAATTAATAGATACTATTGGCGAAGGCCTTCGCGGCATTAAATTCAGGAACAAACAGCGAATTCCTTCTAATATTACTACCATCAAAAATTTTGAAACTCAAAAAGAAGGAGATTTTATGAGCTATGGAAGTAGCACAAAAAACCTATATTTGCTCCTGCTGGAAGATTTATAAAATATGAGGGAAGCCATTATAAGAACTATTTCAGGATTGTTGTATGTATCCATATTGGTTGCTTCCATACTTTCTTCAGAGTTTATTTTTATAAGTTTATTTTACCTTCTGGGGCTTGTTTGTCTTATAGAAATGCAGAAGTTACTACACCTCAAAAGCTATGCGCTTTATGGAGTACAGGCATTACTATTTTATCTTTTCAGTTATCTAAAATTCAATCAGGACGCTACAATTCTCCTGCTTTTCATAACGATTTTTGTCAATTTATTCCTGGTAAAAGATTTACTGGTGGTTAGAAAAATACCTGTTTTTGAGAAGAAGAAATATATTATTATTATTTTTTACCTCATCTCCTCGGTTATTTTTCTTACGCTAATCCCAACAATAGAAGGGGTTTTTATTCCAAAACTGGTGGTAGGTATCTTTATCCTGATTTGGACTAACGATACATTTGCTTATATTGTAGGTAAGAATTTTGGAAGTAAAAAGCTCTTTGAAAGAATTTCGCCCAACAAAACCATAGAAGGTTTTCTTGGTGGAATAGTTTTTAGCGGTATTGCCAGTTTTTTTATTTTTTATTACACCCAATTCCTCACTTTTCCCATCTGGCTTGGGTTAGCTCTAATACTTAGTATTTTTGGAACCCTGGGTGATCTTATTCAGTCAAAATTCAAACGTCAGGCCGGTGTAAAGGACAGCGGTTCATTAATGCCGGGTCACGGT is from Salegentibacter mishustinae and encodes:
- a CDS encoding TonB-dependent receptor family protein, which codes for MEKKILALLCLFFAGNLFSQENQFKILKTNSTEIVAGASISSASGVVEVSDKDGIFSLDAEDLPGSFQISALGYETLKVNLSASESLQEIYLSPGSENLSEVVVRSTVIPKTLRKVPASVNLVTETDFKRTDATNVLETFNTVPGMYVNQGALNTNKINIRGIGARSQYSTNRIQAYFDGIPLTTAEGELTLDDFDQESLDRIEVIKGPTSSIYGAGLGGSINLYSKQPEREEARLSAKTQFGSFNTQKQVYQASNTTKNSSLFATFTNLTSDGYRDNGNYDRKSALVNGSLKTSENGSLSYLANFTRLKAFIPSSLNEEDLRNNPEKAAFTWGQAQGYESYDKGMLGGSYTHSLFENFSNITSIFLSFRDAYEPRPFDILKEERVSAGVRTKFNLNTQIFELPSEISFGAEYYNEWYETGTFQNLYEDFPGEGSVLGERLSNNEQDRNYANFFAQVNLEFTEKWNLEAGFNINTTNYSLTDLYTQDEVDQTGEYGFDTVFSPRIGTSYEIGEGKNIYASISHGFSTPTVAETLTPEGQINTNLEPETGINYEAGFKGNWLQNKLYTEISVYSIQIDNLLVAQRVGEDQYVGINAGKTNHNGIEFLTNYRFLVGPGISIKPYVNGAFNFFEFDEFVNNDEDFSGNELPGVPKYTLNLGVDIQSESGFEFFGNYRNVGEIPLDDANSGYTDRYSLLNFKAGYTFNVFQDLNLNLYGGVNNALDENYAASIVTNAVGFGGSAPRYYYPGNPRNYFGGLQLNYIF
- a CDS encoding PQQ-dependent sugar dehydrogenase, with amino-acid sequence MKKLTTILSLGFCLTLAVEAEAQVNTNLSEEKKEELSKRPADIVETEIGKLKLVPPFSSESVTKESEVIGWGDKKPKAPAGFKVTKFAENLQHPRRTYIAPNDDIFVVESNTKNSADRITLIRDKDGDGSPDYQEVFMEDLNQPYGMLVLDNYFYVANTDGLYRYPYSEGDTKIELEGEKILSLPAGGYNNHWTRNLLANKDGSKIYVSVGSASNVGEYGMEKEERRAAILEINPDGSGEKLYAAGLRNPVGMDWNPITGELWTAVNERDKIGNNLVPDYITSVQEGGWYGWPYSYYGQIQDPRWAEDPHTDLVEKAIVPDVPVGPHTASLGLAFYTKDKFPGKYKNGAFVGQHGSWNRANFSGYKILFVPFDENGKPGQPEDFLTGFIADEAESKVHGRPVGVSVTPDGALLVNDDDANIIWKVSAE
- a CDS encoding M14 family metallopeptidase gives rise to the protein MKKYLVLSLGLLSLISCDLEKYQLVTEYDLETRFEKSGGKETGTYEEVIDFYTQLAESSGKVSLEEFVKTDSGKPLHLVIYSPSEEFDFEDLRKKNSIILINNGIHPGESDGIDATMMLFRDLAGDSIAAPKNTVLATIPIYNVGGALNRNSTSRTNQNGPAEYGFRGNARNYDLNRDFIKADTRNTRSFYEIFHHVKPDIFIDNHVSNGADYQYTLTHLFTQHNKLGGELGNYLNEQIMPALEDSLAKKDWDITPYVNVFNEVPEEGFSQFNDLPRYSTGYTTLWNTIGMMVETHMLKPYPKRVKGTYELMRSMIGIAEKDRERMKDLRNRASRKYLTDRWYPINYKPDMENPSKRNFKGYEGEMIASEVTGGERLKYDTQKPFTKEVDYYNNFIAEDTIEIPRAYIVPQGWWQVTDLLKLNQIKLEPLARDTTLYVETYSIEDFKTGEQAYEGHYKHSETRVSKTMDSVEFRKGDFVVKTFQEGARYLIETLEPKAPDSFFNWNFFDTVLQQKEGFSPYVFEDIAKNMLDENPELKERFEEKKNSDTDFSNNWYAQLDWLHKQSKHYEEAHLRYPIFRMPR
- a CDS encoding NUDIX hydrolase; the encoded protein is MYKVFVNDVPLILSTKKDLGENYVSLPIKKVRIKRIIKKISKGELLYVNLYHEKEEKLLKHLFKKLRVVTAAGGMVLNDKDEILFIYRKKRWDLPKGKTEKNETIESSAIREVEEETGVEGLKVTKFLQKTYHIFKRKGRYRLKVTHWYEMRTSYDGELRPETKEGIEKAKWKDLKKSQKALQKSYANIKLLFPEKYLTGHSKDRVA
- the pyrE gene encoding orotate phosphoribosyltransferase, yielding MILNKETARTTAELLLQIKAIKLDAQEPFTWASGWKSPIYCDNRIVLSYPPIRNHIREQFARQIEELYGKPDVIAAVATGAIGIGMLVAEILSLPFIYVRPEAKSHGRKNQIEGNLSEGQTVVVIEDLISTGNSSLNAVKALNEAKANVKGMLAIFTYGFKTADENFAKAGIELHTLSDYDFLLETAQKTNYINATEAGILREWRQDPANWKK
- a CDS encoding SRPBCC family protein; amino-acid sequence: MHIESQKVTADKSQQEMFEFLTNAENYEQLMPESKEKFEVRDEKTFVFGLKGMPVIKLQIRETIEPELVVLGSTSDKLDFKLKAHISALNENQSEVQMEFNGEFNAMMAMMVKKPLSKFINTLAENIGKL
- a CDS encoding biotin--[acetyl-CoA-carboxylase] ligase, which encodes MRIIKVNATNSTNEFARELYRGNTSFEPVCVVAHEQTKGRGQRGSGWQSNAGENLTFSVLYPKIRVNVNHQFLMSATVSLAIIKVLKKFNVPGLKVKWPNDIMSARYKISGILIENILKNNEIAASVIGVGLNVNQTDFPRLPQASSLKLATGRDFNLDELLKRITDEFEEKLTEITAKAETSILEEYAKNLFRKDQVSTFQLPDATFLTGIIRGVTTSGRLNIEIEDSIFKTFDLKEIKLMY
- the rsfS gene encoding ribosome silencing factor, whose amino-acid sequence is MAKKAPNNDQLIAHIIKGIEEVKGNDIDILDLRQIENTVCDYFIICNGTSNTQVNAIVNSIQKTVSKALKDKPWHVEGGENAEWVLLDYVNVVVHVFQKHIREFYDIESLWGDAKITSIETNY
- the ftsH gene encoding ATP-dependent zinc metalloprotease FtsH — translated: MAKQQPKKNADPKKPKFSAYWIYAAIIIFFLGLNFFSGGGFSEPAQTNPAEFLNFLRDGDVKKVEIVNRKQAKVYLTEEAAQKEIHKNANDPELFNTGGETPAYSFEFGDLQNLEDDIKEIKNENNLDTTVVYDTQSNVWGEVFWALLPFILIIGVWIFIMRKMSSGAGGGAGGQIFNIGKSKAKLFDQNTDVKTSFKDVAGLEGAKEEVQEIVDFLKQPDKYTSLGGKIPKGALLVGPPGTGKTLLAKAVAGEAKVPFFSLSGSDFVEMFVGVGASRVRDLFKQAKEKSPSIIFIDEIDAIGRARGKSNFSGSNDERENTLNQLLTEMDGFGTNTNVIVVAATNRADVLDKALMRAGRFDRQIYVDLPDLNERKEIFEVHLKPLKKVADELDTEFLAKQTPGFSGADIANVCNEAALIAARKGNKAVGKQDFLDAVDRIVGGLEKKNKIITPDEKKAIAYHEAGHATVSWMLEHAAPLVKVTIVPRGQSLGAAWYLPEERLIVRPEQMLDEMCAALGGRAAEKVVFNKISTGALSDLEKVTKQAKAMVTIYGLNDKIGNLTYYDSSGQSEYNFTKPYSERTSELIDKEISNLIENQYQRALDLLTEHKDKLGQLADILLDKEVIFKDDLERIFGKRPYDKEKDKTEVLGKKETPKVEEKVSETEKQHPAPGDDSDKNTLTENNSVNK
- a CDS encoding LUD domain-containing protein translates to MSLFRRFLNPKSKSDKKQESPGKAERGKYMPEVKLPTDERFMLNFKNNGGKFLYCEDDKELQEAFDNILLENDWYEKECFCLDPNLQDKFKGFNLHFTKSGSAPFFLSTCEYLVANDGSILISSNQIKECKLNDLPDNFVIISSTSQLIDTIGEGLRGIKFRNKQRIPSNITTIKNFETQKEGDFMSYGSSTKNLYLLLLEDL
- a CDS encoding phosphatidate cytidylyltransferase; its protein translation is MREAIIRTISGLLYVSILVASILSSEFIFISLFYLLGLVCLIEMQKLLHLKSYALYGVQALLFYLFSYLKFNQDATILLLFITIFVNLFLVKDLLVVRKIPVFEKKKYIIIIFYLISSVIFLTLIPTIEGVFIPKLVVGIFILIWTNDTFAYIVGKNFGSKKLFERISPNKTIEGFLGGIVFSGIASFFIFYYTQFLTFPIWLGLALILSIFGTLGDLIQSKFKRQAGVKDSGSLMPGHGGLFDRLDSIIFSSPFVYAYLYILDYVS